In Mercurialis annua linkage group LG5, ddMerAnnu1.2, whole genome shotgun sequence, a single genomic region encodes these proteins:
- the LOC126679921 gene encoding auxin response factor 6: MRLSSGGFNPQTQEGEKRVLNSELWHACAGPLVSLPAVGSRVVYFPQGHSEQVAASTNKEVDAHIPNYPSLPPQLICQLHNVTMHADVETDEVYAQMTLQPLSPQEQKDAYLPAELGTPSKQPTNYFCKTLTASDTSTHGGFSVPRRAAEKVFPPLDFSQQPPAQELIARDLHDNEWKFRHIFRGQPKRHLLTTGWSVFVSSKRLVAGDSVLFIWNEKNQLLLGIRRANRPQTVMPSSVLSSDSMHLGLLAAAAHAAATNSRFTIFFNPRASPSEFVIPLAKYVKAVYHTRVSVGMRFRMLFETEESSVRRYMGTITGISDLDPVKWSNSHWRSVKVGWDESTAGERQPRVSLWEIEPLTTFPMYPSPFPLRLKRPWPPGLPPFNGIKEDDLGMNSPLMWMQGGGDRGIQSMNFQGLGMTPWMQPRVDASMLGLQTDMYQAMAAAALQEMRAIDPSKSPTTSLLQFQQHGNLQSRSAALMQPQMLQHSQPQQAFLQQGVQENQHQAHAHAQAQAQAQAHAQAQAQAQAQAQAQAQAHAQAQAQAQAHAQAQAQAQAQAQTQSHLIQQQLQRQHSLNSQQQQQQQQQQQQHSMPQHHLVEQQQTQNVASAISQFASASQSQSPPLQAISSMCQQQSFSDSNGNPVTSSVVSPMHSLMGSFSQDESSHMISLSRTNPLMTSSGWPSKRAAVEPLMSPHCVLSQIEQLGPPQANISPNSMSLPPFPGRECSIDQEGVADPQSHLLFGVNIDPSSLLLQNGMSSLRGVGSDSDSTTIPFSSSNYMSTSGTDFSLNPTMTPSCIDESGFLQSPENVGQVNPQSRTFVKVYKSGCFGRSLDLAKFSSYNELRSELARMFGLEGQLEDPVRSGWQLVFVDRENDVLLLGDDPWPEFVNSVWCIKILSPQEVQQMGKRGLELLNSVPIQRLSNGNCDDYGSRQDSRNLSTGITSVGSLDY; the protein is encoded by the exons ATGAGGCTATCTTCTGGTGGTTTTAATCCTCAAACTCAGGAAG GGGAGAAGAGGGTTTTGAATTCTGAACTTTGGCATGCATGTGCTGGTCCTCTTGTTTCTCTTCCCGCTGTTGGAAGCCGAGTTGTTTATTTCCCTCAGGGTCACAGCGAGCAA GTTGCTGCATCAACCAACAAGGAGGTCGATGCTCATATCCCTAATTATCCAAGCTTACCTCCTCAACTTATCTGCCAACTACACAATGTGACAATGCAT GCGGATGTTGAGACGGATGAAGTGTATGCCCAGATGACCTTGCAACCTTTAAGTCCT CAAGAGCAGAAAGATGCTTACCTTCCTGCCGAATTGGGTACTCCCAGCAAGCAACCAACAAATTACTTTTGCAAAACTCTGACAGCCAGTGACACTAGTACTCATGGAGGCTTTTCAGTCCCTCGACGGGCAGCTGAGAAAGTGTTCCCTCCCTTG GATTTTTCCCAGCAACCTCCAGCTCAAGAGTTGATTGCTAGGGATCTGCATGATAATGAATGGAAATTCAGGCATATCTTTCGCG GTCAGCCTAAAAGGCATCTCCTGACAACAGGGTGGAGTGTGTTTGTAAGCTCTAAAAGACTTGTTGCTGGGGATTCAGTTCTTTTTATCTG GAATGAAAAGAATCAGTTATTGCTTGGCATAAGGCGTGCCAATCGACCTCAAACTGTGATGCCTTCGTCGGTCTTGTCAAGTGACAGCATGCACCTAGGACTTCTCGCTGCTGCAGCTCATGCAGCTGCAACAAATAGTCGCTTCACCATATTTTTTAACCCAAG GGCTAGTCCTTCAGAATTCGTCATACCACTGGCAAAGTATGTTAAAGCTGTGTATCATACTAGGGTTTCTGTGGGCATGCGCTTTAGGATGCTTTTTGAAACAGAAGAATCGAGTGTCCGCCG CTACATGGGTACAATAACTGGAATTAGTGACTTAGATCCTGTTAAATGGTCAAACTCACATTGGCGCTCAGTTAAG GTTGGCTGGGATGAATCCACAGCTGGAGAGAGGCAACCAAGAGTTTCTCTATGGGAAATTGAACCACTGACAACATTCCCCATGTATCCGTCTCCTTTTCCTCTGAGGCTTAAACGACCTTGGCCACCTGGGCTACCTCCATTCAATG GAATCAAGGAGGATGATTTGGGAATGAATTCTCCCCTTATGTGGATGCAAGGAGGTGGAGATCGTGGAATTCAATCTATGAACTTTCAGGGATTGGGAATGACACCATGGATGCAGCCAAGGGTTGATGCTTCTATGCTTGGTTTGCAAACTGATATGTATCAAGCTATGGCTGCTGCTGCTCTTCAGGAGATGAGAGCTATAGATCCTTCCAAATCTCCAACTACATCTCTTCTGCAATTCCAGCAACATGGGAATCTCCAAAGCAGGAGCGCTGCTTTAATGCAGCCACAGATGTTACAGCATTCCCAGCCCCAGCAAGCTTTTCTTCAGCAAGGTGTTCAGGAGAACCAGCATCAGGCTCATGCGCATGCTCAGGCACAAGCTCAAGCTCAGGCTCACGCTCAGGCTCAAGCTCAGGCTCAGGCTCAGGCTCAGGCTCAGGCTCAAGCGCATGCTCAGGCTCAGGCTCAGGCTCAAGCGCATGCTCAGGCTCAAGCTCAGGCTCAAGCTCAAGCTCAAACACAGTCACACCTTATCCAGCAACAATTGCAGCGCCAGCACTCACTTAATAGTCAACAACAACAGCAgcaacagcagcagcagcagcagcattCGATGCCACAACATCATCTGGTTGAGCAGCAACAGACTCAAAATGTTGCCTCGGCCATATCTCAATTTGCTTCAGCCTCTCAGTCCCAGTCACCTCCGCTACAAGCCATCTCTTCCATGTGTCAGCAGCAAAGTTTTTCGGACTCAAATGGGAACCCTGTGACAAGCTCTGTTGTTTCCCCTATGCATAGTCTCATGGGTTCTTTCTCCCAGGATGAGTCATCTCACATGATCAGTTTGTCTAGAACCAATCCGTTGATGACCTCTTCTGGCTGGCCATCAAAGCGAGCTGCTGTTGAACCTCTTATGTCTCCACATTGTGTTTTGTCCCAAATAGAACAGTTAGGACCCCCTCAGGCAAATATATCTCCAAATTCTATGTCATTGCCACCCTTCCCAGGCAGGGAATGTTCGATCGACCAAGAAGGTGTTGCAGATCCACAAAGCCATCTTCTGTTTGGTGTCAATATAGATCCGTCGTCTCTGCTACTGCAGAATGGAATGTCAAGTCTCAGGGGAGTTGGCAGTGATAGTGATTCTACAACTATACCGTTCTCTTCTTCAAATTACATGAGTACTTCAGGCACTGATTTTTCACTTAATCCTACAATGACACCTAGTTGCATCGATGAATCAGGTTTCCTGCAGTCCCCAGAAAATGTGGGTCAAGTGAACCCACAAAGTAGAACCTTTGTTAAG GTCTACAAGTCAGGGTGTTTTGGTAGGTCGCTAGATCTTGCCAAATTCAGCAGCTACAATGAATTGCGGAGCGAACTTGCTCGCATGTTTGGCCTTGAAGGCCAGTTGGAGGACCCTGTGAGATCAGGCTGGCAGCTTGTATTTGTTGACCGGGAGAATGACGTTCTTCTCCTTGGTGATGACCCTTGGCC GGAATTTGTAAACAGCGTGTGGTGTATTAAGATACTTTCACCACAAGAAGTGCAGCAAATGGGCAAACGCGGGTTAGAGCTTCTGAACTCAGTTCCTATTCAGAGGCTGTCCAATGGTAATTGCGATGACTATGGAAGTCGGCAAGACTCGAGAAATTTGAGCACCGGTATTACTTCTGTCGGGTCTTTGGATTACTGA